CGATATCGAGGCCATCGACGGCTATCGGGGCCATCAAAGCTACTCCCAGCAGGATCTGCTGCGAGAGCTTTACGTGGATACCAAGGCGGGCAAGGTCGATCTGCGTCTGGGCAAGCAGCAACTGGTCTGGGGCACCGCCGACGGCATCAAGCTGCTCGACATCATCAACCCCACCGACTGGCGGGAGTTCACCCAGAACACCATGGACGAATCCCGCATCCCGGTGTGGATGGCCAAGGCGGATGTCGGCGTGACGCCCAAGGACAATCTGCAGTTCGTGGTGGCGCAACGTCAGGAGAGCCGCATTCCCGGCCTCAACCAGTATGGTGACAAGGGTCACGCCTTCATCATGAAGGGGGTGGACTCCATCACCGGTCCGGTGAACGGATTCCGCAACATCGTGCCCGAGATGGGGGCCATCTCCCGCACCTTCTTCAATTTCGCCGCGGGCGGCGCTTTCGGCGGCGTGCCGCTCAACGCCATCAACTACATGACGGTCAACGACTTCGCCACCAGCGCCAATCCCATGGGCAACGGCGTCACCGGGGCCAACATGCTCAACGGTCTGGCCTACACCTATCCGGCGGCTTCGGGGGGCATCAGCGCCAACACCAACCTGGTGGATGGCGGAACGACCAACTGGGATGCCAACAATCCCAACTCGACCTTCGAGTACATGTCCAACGCCACTTTCGCCACCTTCGACGCCTTCGTCAACGCCAAAACCGCCTATGTGCGCGACTACCCGGAAGAGACGGTTCCCAACCTGGGCCTGCGTTACAAAAGCACTCTGGGTCGCGACTTCAACTACTCCCTCAACTATCTGTGGCATTACGACCCCAACCCCTACATCGACATGCAGTGGCAGGGTACGAGCGGGGAGAATCTCACCCCGACCACCAGTGCCGGGGTGGATGCCTTCACCGGACGACCCACCACCACCGTCAGCCTGCCCGGTTACGGCGGCGCGGCGGGCAAGGTTCCCACGCTGCTCTTCACCGAGAAGTTGAACCGCATTCACAGCATGGGCGCCGCCTTCGACACCAGTT
This sequence is a window from Magnetococcales bacterium. Protein-coding genes within it:
- a CDS encoding RNA polymerase-associated protein rapA yields the protein MKKALTLGLAASAVLVLAQAQAGEGGNNAKWEYSGYLKNETGLFQRRGTVIGERPSTTDTREHGAGEAMKFENSLVLFFNGDLVSNARLHGQVNIVSDIEAIDGYRGHQSYSQQDLLRELYVDTKAGKVDLRLGKQQLVWGTADGIKLLDIINPTDWREFTQNTMDESRIPVWMAKADVGVTPKDNLQFVVAQRQESRIPGLNQYGDKGHAFIMKGVDSITGPVNGFRNIVPEMGAISRTFFNFAAGGAFGGVPLNAINYMTVNDFATSANPMGNGVTGANMLNGLAYTYPAASGGISANTNLVDGGTTNWDANNPNSTFEYMSNATFATFDAFVNAKTAYVRDYPEETVPNLGLRYKSTLGRDFNYSLNYLWHYDPNPYIDMQWQGTSGENLTPTTSAGVDAFTGRPTTTVSLPGYGGAAGKVPTLLFTEKLNRIHSMGAAFDTSFDTASLGPVVARAEFLYQKETKTPVIDRTKLGYGDLVGGMRMEEADQFKYVLGADFSFLTNLMVNVQFIQFINLDYVDEAGSNGANSGRYTADQATLHLSNNLRKGAHYREFGSLFLSKPFGAEQQGRVNNITIAEESGGYWNRFDVEYGFTDALVGSFEVNNYFGNTNTMFGQFKESSNVQVGMKVLF